One stretch of Halobaculum marinum DNA includes these proteins:
- a CDS encoding 3-hydroxyacyl-CoA dehydrogenase family protein: MRITVLGAGTMGSGIAHAAATAGHEVALRDIESSYVEDGIESVDATLAGGVERGKVTEAERTAALDRITGTTDLAAAATGADLVIEAVPEDMDLKRETLADAETHVADDAVLASNTSALSVTALADALDHPERLVGLHFFNPVHLMGLVEVVVAERTDEATLATARAFVDSIGKETVEVRDSPGFASSRLGVALGVEAIRMYETGVASVADIDAAMELGYNHPMGPLELTDVVGLDVRLDILEHLREELGERFRPPQALKRKVRAGKLGKKTGEGFYVWEDGEAVRPADDSATGSEGVDDE; the protein is encoded by the coding sequence ATGCGTATCACGGTACTCGGCGCGGGCACGATGGGGAGCGGCATCGCACACGCGGCCGCGACCGCCGGTCACGAGGTGGCGTTGCGAGACATCGAGTCGTCGTACGTCGAGGACGGCATCGAGTCGGTCGACGCGACGCTCGCCGGCGGCGTGGAGCGGGGGAAGGTGACCGAGGCCGAGCGTACGGCGGCGCTCGACCGGATCACGGGCACCACTGACCTCGCGGCGGCGGCGACGGGTGCGGACCTCGTGATCGAAGCGGTGCCGGAAGATATGGACCTGAAGCGGGAGACGCTCGCGGACGCCGAGACGCACGTCGCTGACGACGCGGTGCTGGCGTCGAACACCTCCGCGCTGTCGGTGACGGCGTTGGCGGACGCACTCGACCACCCCGAACGGCTGGTCGGACTGCACTTCTTCAACCCCGTCCACCTGATGGGGCTGGTCGAGGTCGTCGTGGCCGAGCGGACCGACGAGGCGACGCTCGCGACCGCTCGGGCGTTCGTCGACAGCATCGGCAAGGAGACCGTCGAGGTGCGCGACTCGCCGGGGTTCGCCTCCTCGCGGCTCGGCGTCGCGCTCGGCGTCGAGGCGATCCGGATGTACGAGACGGGCGTCGCGAGCGTCGCGGACATCGACGCCGCGATGGAACTCGGGTACAACCACCCGATGGGACCGCTGGAGTTGACGGACGTGGTCGGCCTGGACGTGCGTCTCGACATCCTCGAACACCTCCGCGAGGAGTTGGGCGAGCGATTCCGCCCGCCACAGGCGCTCAAACGGAAGGTCCGGGCCGGGAAGCTGGGCAAGAAGACGGGCGAGGGGTTCTACGTCTGGGAGGACGGCGAGGCGGTGCGACCGGCAGACGACTCCGCGACTGGATCGGAGGGAGTCGACGATGAGTGA
- a CDS encoding MATE family efflux transporter → MSRLRRAGSALARALADAGVIDERRLRATTDLAWPRIVTGFAIMSKRTVDLALVGLVVGPAAVAGLTLANAFWMLAKFVAIGLAGGTVSLVSQNYGGGDGDRAAAVVRLSVLLSVVLAVPAVLGFGLGAEPLVDLLGEDADSVRYGAAYLAVVAPGLLFEFLNLVASRTYAGVGDTLTPMVVRAGGAVANIALSAAFVLGFEMGVEGAALGTALATGLVTVVFAWGMTGRDYVRGRGASPVPLRLRGSDDDRELLAQIGRVSAPLVARRAAQGLVVFPLLAIAATFGPVAVAAVGVGRQVRALVGSFSWGFGIAASTLVGQALGNGEEAEAEAYGRGIVRLSLLVYLLAAAVVVALADPIAGVFVDDPANRALSADFVRAAAVSVVALGVDGSITGTLRGAGDTRVPFVATLAGAYLAALPLAWAGTVVPLLGVGGLLVALVAETAVPLAVNLRRFRSNRWKAVSRDYRPDAAD, encoded by the coding sequence GTGTCACGGCTCCGTCGCGCAGGGTCGGCGCTGGCTCGCGCGCTGGCCGACGCGGGCGTCATCGACGAGCGGCGCCTGCGCGCGACGACGGACCTCGCGTGGCCCCGCATCGTCACCGGGTTCGCCATCATGTCCAAGCGGACGGTGGACCTCGCGCTCGTCGGCCTCGTCGTCGGGCCGGCGGCGGTCGCCGGCCTGACGCTCGCGAACGCGTTCTGGATGCTCGCGAAGTTCGTCGCCATCGGCCTCGCCGGCGGGACGGTGTCGCTCGTCTCGCAGAACTACGGTGGCGGCGACGGCGACCGCGCCGCCGCGGTCGTCCGCCTCAGCGTGCTCCTGTCGGTCGTGTTGGCCGTACCGGCGGTGCTCGGCTTCGGCCTCGGCGCCGAACCGCTCGTGGACCTGCTCGGCGAAGACGCCGACAGCGTCCGGTACGGCGCGGCCTACCTCGCGGTCGTCGCGCCCGGCCTCCTGTTCGAGTTCCTCAACCTCGTCGCCAGTCGGACGTACGCCGGCGTCGGCGACACGCTCACGCCGATGGTCGTGCGCGCCGGCGGCGCAGTCGCGAACATCGCCCTCTCTGCGGCGTTCGTCCTCGGGTTCGAGATGGGCGTCGAGGGCGCCGCGCTCGGCACCGCGCTGGCGACGGGGCTCGTCACCGTCGTGTTCGCGTGGGGGATGACCGGGCGCGACTACGTGCGTGGTCGCGGCGCCAGTCCCGTCCCGCTCCGCCTGCGCGGCTCCGACGACGACCGGGAACTGCTCGCGCAGATCGGTCGCGTCTCCGCCCCGCTGGTGGCCCGGCGGGCCGCCCAGGGGTTGGTGGTGTTCCCGCTGCTCGCCATCGCGGCGACGTTCGGCCCGGTAGCGGTCGCCGCCGTCGGCGTCGGGCGACAGGTGCGCGCGCTCGTGGGGAGTTTCTCGTGGGGGTTCGGCATCGCCGCGTCGACGCTCGTCGGACAGGCGCTCGGCAATGGGGAGGAGGCGGAAGCGGAGGCGTACGGTCGGGGCATCGTCCGCCTGTCGCTGCTCGTGTACCTCCTCGCGGCCGCGGTCGTCGTCGCGCTCGCGGACCCCATCGCGGGCGTGTTCGTCGACGACCCCGCGAATCGTGCGCTGTCGGCGGACTTCGTCCGCGCCGCAGCGGTGAGCGTGGTGGCGCTGGGCGTCGACGGGTCGATCACGGGGACGCTCCGGGGCGCCGGCGACACCCGGGTGCCGTTCGTCGCCACGCTGGCGGGCGCGTACCTCGCCGCGCTGCCGCTGGCGTGGGCGGGCACGGTGGTGCCATTGCTCGGCGTCGGTGGCCTGCTGGTCGCGCTCGTCGCGGAGACGGCGGTGCCGCTCGCGGTGAACCTCCGTCGGTTCCGCTCGAATCGGTGGAAGGCCGTCAGCAGGGACTACCGCCCGGACGCGGCGGACTGA
- a CDS encoding phosphotransferase family protein, whose translation MFARSALVDAVERVVSTTVTVVDPIRDGKNHSYRVAGVDGDEFFLKVGTRFPDAFPAEPAAVDLVRARTDVPLPTVRGTGRDPLGVPYAVFDYVPGVDADGVASLPDRAARRLCREAGEHLAAIHRIRFDAVGGLGVVDGAVAVTRERDYRTLLGASLERQVEDLRGSRFADVCDRVAEAGAALVDDLDLSGVSPALVHGDYRLDNLRVDPTADRVTVAVVDWELPSTADPLWDAVMALALLTEGHDLSPTRRRTLRAAFRDGYEHDGSETESAGAFPTDAADRLLAYELLARARLMRHLDAELPEASERVRDARAREHRALLDDLLDGHRRLTGE comes from the coding sequence GTGTTCGCCAGATCCGCCCTCGTCGACGCCGTCGAACGCGTCGTCTCGACAACGGTCACGGTCGTCGACCCTATCCGCGACGGGAAGAACCACAGCTACCGCGTCGCCGGCGTCGACGGGGACGAGTTCTTCCTCAAGGTCGGCACGCGCTTCCCCGACGCGTTCCCCGCCGAACCCGCCGCAGTCGACCTCGTTCGCGCCCGCACCGACGTGCCACTCCCGACCGTCCGCGGCACCGGTCGCGACCCGCTCGGCGTCCCCTACGCCGTGTTCGACTACGTCCCGGGCGTCGACGCGGACGGAGTCGCGTCGCTCCCGGATCGCGCGGCACGGCGACTCTGCCGGGAGGCCGGCGAACACCTCGCCGCGATACACCGGATCCGGTTCGACGCCGTCGGCGGCCTCGGCGTCGTCGACGGCGCGGTGGCCGTGACTCGCGAGCGTGACTACCGCACCTTGCTCGGCGCCTCGCTGGAGCGACAAGTGGAGGACCTTCGCGGCAGTCGGTTCGCTGACGTCTGCGACCGTGTCGCCGAAGCGGGCGCGGCGCTCGTCGACGACCTCGACCTCTCGGGCGTGTCGCCGGCGCTCGTCCACGGTGACTACCGACTCGACAATCTCCGGGTGGACCCAACCGCCGACCGCGTCACGGTCGCCGTCGTCGACTGGGAACTCCCGAGCACGGCAGACCCGCTGTGGGATGCCGTGATGGCCCTCGCCCTACTCACAGAGGGACACGACCTCTCGCCGACGCGCCGCCGCACCCTCCGAGCGGCGTTCCGCGACGGCTACGAGCACGACGGATCCGAGACCGAAAGCGCCGGGGCGTTTCCGACCGACGCCGCGGATCGACTGCTGGCGTACGAACTCCTCGCGCGAGCGCGACTGATGCGTCACCTCGACGCGGAACTCCCCGAGGCGAGCGAGCGCGTGCGAGACGCCCGGGCGCGCGAACACCGCGCGCTTCTGGACGACCTCCTCGACGGACACAGACGCCTCACCGGCGAGTGA
- a CDS encoding enoyl-CoA hydratase/isomerase family protein: MSDPDGATDPTAVATELEYVDCTVGDRVAGVATVTLNRPEARNALNAQVREELTAVLDAIEQPDSGVRVVVLTGADEAKAFVAGADVGELRERDMVEQRRASERPRVYERVADLRQPVIARLNGHALGGGCELAQACDVRIAHERAKLGQPEINLGIIPGGGGTQRLVRLVGEGQAMKLILSGELVDADEAADIGLVDEVYGDEQFDDRVYELAAAMADKSPVALEYAKTAVQAASRMGLDEGIDYESELFVGLFATDDKNEGMDAFFEDRDPEWEGR, from the coding sequence ATGAGTGATCCGGACGGGGCGACCGATCCCACGGCGGTCGCAACGGAACTGGAGTACGTCGACTGCACGGTCGGCGACCGCGTCGCCGGCGTCGCCACGGTGACGCTGAACCGACCGGAGGCGCGCAACGCCTTGAACGCACAGGTCCGCGAGGAGTTGACGGCGGTGTTGGACGCCATCGAACAGCCGGACAGCGGCGTTCGTGTGGTGGTGCTCACCGGCGCCGACGAGGCGAAGGCGTTCGTCGCCGGCGCCGACGTGGGCGAACTCCGCGAGCGCGACATGGTCGAGCAGCGCCGGGCGAGCGAACGCCCGCGGGTGTACGAACGTGTCGCCGACCTCCGGCAGCCGGTGATCGCTCGGCTCAACGGCCACGCGCTCGGCGGCGGCTGCGAGTTGGCGCAGGCGTGCGACGTGCGCATCGCCCACGAACGAGCGAAACTGGGCCAGCCTGAGATCAACCTCGGAATCATCCCCGGCGGCGGCGGCACCCAGCGGCTCGTCCGCCTCGTCGGTGAGGGGCAGGCGATGAAGCTGATCCTCTCGGGAGAACTAGTCGACGCCGACGAGGCGGCGGACATCGGCCTCGTCGACGAGGTGTACGGCGACGAGCAGTTCGACGACCGCGTGTACGAGTTGGCGGCGGCGATGGCCGACAAGAGCCCCGTCGCGCTGGAGTACGCCAAGACCGCCGTCCAGGCCGCCTCCCGGATGGGCCTCGACGAAGGGATCGACTACGAGTCGGAACTGTTCGTCGGACTGTTCGCGACCGACGACAAGAACGAGGGGATGGACGCGTTCTTCGAGGACCGCGACCCGGAGTGGGAGGGTCGGTAG
- a CDS encoding DUF7344 domain-containing protein has protein sequence MTGHDLTVDGLYEVLSDGTRRRLLWTMLDSGPPMRLRIPEDLPRDVADHRPRRIQLHHVHLPKLVDAGLVSWDDDRGEVTGGPTFDRAKPLLAVARDGERVTPLPGAV, from the coding sequence ATGACCGGGCACGACCTCACCGTCGACGGCCTCTATGAGGTGTTGAGTGACGGGACGCGTCGACGACTGTTGTGGACGATGCTCGACTCCGGCCCGCCGATGCGCCTCAGGATTCCGGAGGACCTCCCGAGAGACGTCGCCGACCATCGGCCGCGGCGCATCCAGTTGCACCACGTCCACCTGCCGAAACTCGTCGACGCCGGGCTCGTCAGCTGGGACGACGACCGCGGTGAGGTGACCGGGGGACCGACGTTCGACCGCGCCAAACCCCTGCTCGCCGTGGCGCGCGACGGCGAGCGTGTGACCCCACTGCCGGGGGCGGTGTGA
- a CDS encoding HalOD1 output domain-containing protein has product MVAETAIPLAVVEAIATSRGVEPLELEFSLHDWIDGDVLNALSSLAGEDWHFEFVVDGQRVALDGGGDILVDGERVAVLPEYQR; this is encoded by the coding sequence ATGGTAGCCGAGACGGCGATTCCGCTGGCGGTCGTCGAGGCAATCGCCACCTCTCGCGGCGTCGAACCGCTCGAGTTGGAGTTCAGCCTCCACGACTGGATCGACGGCGACGTGTTGAACGCGCTGTCGTCGCTCGCGGGCGAGGACTGGCACTTCGAGTTCGTCGTCGACGGCCAGCGCGTGGCGCTCGACGGGGGCGGCGACATCCTCGTCGACGGCGAACGAGTCGCGGTGCTCCCGGAGTACCAACGGTGA
- a CDS encoding carboxymuconolactone decarboxylase family protein produces the protein MATTSATDAYDQTVDEIEETLGIVPGFFGDLNQDDLVDEWPTFKRMALAETEIPAKYKELINLAVAANLKCPYCIHFHREAAKLHGATEGELAEVSFLAGYTPRYSSMIHAQEYDLGTFKNEFGQIAAHLQSQMPADD, from the coding sequence ATGGCAACAACATCGGCGACAGACGCGTACGACCAGACGGTCGACGAGATAGAGGAGACGCTGGGTATCGTCCCGGGCTTCTTCGGCGACCTGAACCAAGACGACCTCGTGGACGAGTGGCCGACGTTCAAGCGGATGGCCCTCGCCGAGACGGAGATTCCGGCGAAGTACAAGGAGCTGATCAACCTCGCGGTCGCTGCCAACCTGAAGTGCCCCTACTGCATCCACTTCCACCGCGAGGCGGCGAAACTCCACGGCGCGACCGAGGGTGAACTGGCAGAGGTGTCGTTCCTGGCGGGGTACACACCGCGCTACAGCAGCATGATCCACGCCCAGGAGTACGACCTCGGCACCTTCAAGAACGAGTTCGGGCAGATCGCCGCCCACCTGCAGTCGCAGATGCCCGCGGACGACTAG
- a CDS encoding CPBP family glutamic-type intramembrane protease → MIGLALGTYAAWTLLTWLLEGRIRTLLRPDATLDRLVYTLVANVLVGTVLALVVAGALVVGATVATGTVSRRDLGFPGWRRSVAAALVGGALGLGVFTLQGPATTDPVVLVNVYAQVLPVSIAEVTVCWVVVGGTVAAVIRRSGGSDTVARVASLGVASVCFGAYHFAHSPPFDTLEMVVLLTVVGVATSVVYAASGSVYGALAFHNALALYGVVASLAASERLASYGRPVVPVLVTGVVALAVFVATERLVVRDDAP, encoded by the coding sequence ATGATCGGCCTTGCGCTCGGCACGTACGCCGCGTGGACGCTGCTCACGTGGCTCCTCGAGGGACGGATCCGGACCCTGCTCCGCCCGGACGCGACGCTCGACCGACTCGTGTACACGCTCGTCGCGAACGTCCTCGTCGGGACGGTCCTCGCGCTGGTCGTCGCGGGCGCGCTCGTCGTCGGCGCGACGGTCGCCACCGGGACGGTCTCCCGCCGCGACCTCGGGTTCCCCGGGTGGCGGCGGTCGGTCGCCGCCGCCCTCGTCGGTGGCGCGCTCGGACTCGGGGTGTTCACCCTCCAAGGACCGGCGACGACGGACCCGGTCGTGCTGGTGAACGTCTACGCACAGGTACTCCCCGTCTCCATCGCAGAGGTGACCGTGTGCTGGGTGGTCGTCGGCGGGACCGTCGCCGCGGTGATCCGTCGCAGCGGCGGCTCCGACACCGTCGCGCGGGTCGCGTCACTCGGCGTCGCGAGTGTCTGCTTCGGCGCCTACCACTTCGCCCACAGCCCACCGTTCGACACGCTCGAGATGGTCGTCCTCCTCACGGTCGTCGGCGTCGCCACGAGCGTCGTGTACGCCGCGAGTGGGTCGGTGTACGGCGCACTCGCGTTTCACAACGCGCTCGCCCTCTACGGCGTCGTCGCCTCGCTCGCGGCGAGTGAGCGACTCGCCAGCTACGGTCGCCCCGTCGTCCCCGTCCTCGTGACCGGTGTGGTCGCGCTGGCAGTGTTCGTGGCGACCGAGCGACTCGTCGTCCGGGACGACGCTCCGTGA
- a CDS encoding dihydrofolate reductase — protein sequence MVELVSVAAVADNGVLGDDGELPWPSIPADKQQYRSRIANDPVILGRKTFDSMRDDLPGSAQIVLSRSVDSFDVDTAHHAADVEEAVAVAASLGADTAYVIGGGAIYDLFQPHLDRMALSRVHGEYEGDTHYPEWDEADWELVESTEYDRFTLEEWVRVDDAGAVDDTGGA from the coding sequence ATGGTCGAACTCGTGTCCGTCGCGGCGGTCGCCGACAACGGCGTCCTCGGCGACGACGGCGAACTCCCGTGGCCCTCCATCCCCGCCGACAAGCAGCAGTACCGCTCGCGCATCGCGAACGACCCGGTGATCCTCGGACGCAAGACGTTCGACTCGATGCGCGACGACCTCCCGGGGTCGGCGCAGATCGTCCTCTCGCGGAGCGTCGACTCGTTCGACGTCGACACCGCCCACCACGCCGCCGACGTCGAGGAGGCGGTCGCAGTCGCGGCGTCGCTCGGCGCCGATACCGCGTACGTCATCGGCGGCGGGGCGATCTACGACCTGTTCCAGCCGCACCTCGACCGGATGGCACTGAGCCGCGTCCACGGCGAGTACGAGGGCGACACGCACTACCCCGAGTGGGACGAGGCCGACTGGGAGTTGGTCGAGTCGACTGAGTACGACCGCTTCACGTTGGAGGAATGGGTCCGCGTCGACGACGCGGGCGCCGTCGACGACACGGGCGGCGCGTAG